The following proteins are co-located in the Chaetodon auriga isolate fChaAug3 chromosome 23, fChaAug3.hap1, whole genome shotgun sequence genome:
- the LOC143315688 gene encoding lymphocyte function-associated antigen 3-like, with product MIMAAFVVLLLFNAVTANSGEMIYKAEGGEVVLTPGSVAHPIDNMMWKHDTDIAVLWDGEETQAYRQFEGHGVLNTTTGTLTLTGLTQIHSGSYIAEVNGRVTNTAQLQVISPVTKPVVSTWCDPAMTHCILTCEGNATDSGPLSYRWQASGKVWCSTNMCNITKDMKEWLFMCTLENPVGAITSNPVINPLIKRNWMFTLMCLIPLAGGILVVCVLFFRHKHRKERTYMISNGGGALQNVESVACKDNNNATETPLDEVTVTTSHEQTNGQKTIHEEQN from the exons ATGATAATGGCAGCGTTCGTCGTCTTACTGCTCTTCAATGCCGTGACAGCAAACTCTG GAGAAATGATCTACAAGGCAGAAGGTGGCGAAGTTGTCCTCACACCGGGCTCCGTGGCTCATCCCATCGACAACATGATGTGGAAACATGATACTGACATCGCCGTGCTGTGGGACGGAGAGGAGACCCAGGCTTACCGTCAGTTTGAAG GCCATGGTGTGCTGAATACTACGACTGGAACGCTGACGCTCACAGGACTGACTCAAATCCACAGTGGCAGCTACATAGCAGAGGTCAACGGCCGAGTCACCAATACGGCTCAACTCCAAGTTATCT CTCCTGTCACTAAACCCGTTGTCTCCACATGGTGTGACCCTGCAATGACCCACTGCATTCTCACCTGCGAAGGCAACGCCACAGACAGTGGACCTTTATCCTACAGGTGGCAGGCAAGCGGCAAAGTGTGGTGTTCAACCAACATGTGCAATATAACAAAG GACATGAAGGAGTGGCTGTTCATGTGTACACTGGAAAACCCGGTCGGCGCCATTACAAGCAACCCAGTCATCAACCCCTTGATCAAGA GGAACTGGATGTTCACGTTGATGTGCCTCATCCCGTTAGCAGGAGGGATTCTGGTGGTGTGCGTCCTGTTTTTCAGACATAAACACCGaaaag AGAGAACATACATGATTTCAAATGGCGGAGGAGCTCTCCAGAACGTGGAATCTGTTGCATGCAAGGATAACAACAACGCCACTG AGACGCCACTTGATGAGGTAACGGTGACTACAAGCCACGAGCAAACCAACGGCCAGAAGACGATCCACGAGGAACAAAACTGA